The Natrinema sp. DC36 genome includes the window CAGTAGTCGTCCCACCGTTCGATCTCGACGTAATCGCTCCCGAGTTCGGCGAACTGGAACGGACCGGAGCCGACCGGGTCCGTGTTGAACGCTTCACGGTCGTCTGTGCGGACGCTCTCGGGCACGACCGTCACACCCATCGTCGCCAGTTCGAACGGGCCGTACGGCTCGTCGCCGAGGTCGACCTGCAGCTGGTAGTCGTCGATGACCTCGGTGCTCTCGATCATATTGTATTCCGCGGCGTTCTCGGTCTCCTCCTCGACCGGGGCGGTAAACGAGTGCGCCACGTCAGCGGCGGTCACGTCGTCGCCGTTGTGGAACTCGGCCGCCTCCTCGATCTCGAAGATATAGCGCGTTCCGTCGCGTTCGACGGTCGGTTCGCCAGTCGCGAGTTTCGGCTGCAGCTGGAGGCCCTCGTCGTACTCGTAGAGCCCGTCGAAGACGAGCTGAATCACCTGGAAACTGTACGCATCGTTCGAGACGACGGGATCGAACTGATCTTCCCGCGCTTGCTCCTGCGTGAAGAGGAACGTGTTGTCGTTTCCGTTGCCACTCCCACCGATGCACCCTGCGATCGCTGCCGCAGAAACGGCAGCTCCCGACGTGAGCAGCTGCCGTTTGGTAACCTTTGGCGTGTCTCGTGCCATACTGTGACAAGTGCCGGTACCCGACTATTATATCTTTTGGTGTCTGACGAATTATTCCGATATTATCCCATCATAAATCGCGAAAAAATACCATATCCTCCATAATTGGTGATCTATGTTCGGTTCTGATCGCTGTTTAACACATCTGGCCAGTAGATAGTCCCTACCGCTATTAGCAATACTATCGTAGACGCCTGCGCCCCTTTGCGTCGAGCACGAAAGCGGCCCCGTTTCGGAGTTCGTCGGATGTTCGATCCGTATCGTCCGTAACCGACCGGAGGGCTTTTTCTCCCGGCCGTCACAGTAGTCGCGTATGAACTATCGCGCCGTCGAGACCACGGACGAGTACGTCGCCCGCCTCGAGACGGGTGCCGACTGGCGGGCCGAGATCGAGTCGCTCGCGGACGCGGTCGACGCCGACGCCGGCTGGTTTAGCGCGCTCGGCGCGGTCCAGGACGCCGAACTCTGGTTTTACGATCAGGACGAGTGCGAGTACTATCCGATCGCGTTCGACGAACCGCTCGAGGTCGCCACCTGCGTCGGGAACGTATCCTGGTTAGACGACGAACGGTTCGCCCACACCCACGCGGTCCTCTCGGACGACGAGGGAACCGCCTACGCCGGCCACCTGAACGAGGCGACCGTCTGGGCCGGCGAGGTCCACCTGCGCGTCTTCGAGGAGCCCCTCGAGCGCGAGTACGACGAGACCACCGAACTGGACCTCTGGCTCTGAGATGCGCGGGGAAGACGAACGGTACTTTCAGGGGCTCGAGGACCAGCTCGAGGACGCCATCGATGTCGCCGAGCGGGCCAAGGAACGGGGCGGCGATCCGAAACCCGAGGTCGAGATCCCGGTCGCCAAGGACATGGCAGACCGCGTCGAGAACATCCTCGGGATCGACGGCGTCGCCGAACGCGTCCGCGAACTCGAGGGGCAGATGAGCAGGGAGGAGGCCGCCCTCGAACTCGCAGAGGACTTCGCCGAGGGACGCGTCGGTGACTACGAGACGAACGCCGGCAAGATCGAGGGGGCGGTCCGCACCGCGGTTGCGCTCCTGACGGAGGGTGTCGTCGCCGCACCCATCGAGGGGATCGACAGGGTCGAGATTCTCACTAACGACGACGGGACGGAGTTCGTCAACGTCTACTACGCCGGGCCGATTCGCTCCGCGGGCGGAACGGCGCAGGCCCTCTCGGTGCTCGTCGCCGACTACACGCGCGCACTCGTGGGCATCGAACAGTACGACGCCCGCCAGGAGGAGGTCGAACGCTACGCCGAGGAACTCGGCCTCTACGACAAGGAGACGGGACTGCAGTACTCCCCGAAAGACTCGGAGGCCAAATTCATCGCGAAGAACCTCCCGATCATGCTCGACGGGGAGGCGACCGGCGACGAGGAGGTCTCGGGCTTTCGCGACTTAGAGCGGGTCGACACCAACAGCGCCCGCGGCGGGATGTGTCTCGTTCTCGCCGAGGGGATCGCGCTGAAAGCGCCGAAGATCCAGCGCTACACCCGCAACCTCGACGAAGTCGACTGGCCGTGGCTGCAGGATCTCATCGACGGCAACTACTACGAAGATGACGGTGAGGGATCGGACGCCGCGGACGACGAACCCGGCGGTGAGGGCGACGAGGGCGCTGACGAGGAGTCGGCCGAGACCGACGCGAACGAACCGGACGACGGCGGCGACACTCCCGACGACTCGGAGGGGCCCCCGCGCGTGGAGACCTCAGAGAAGTTCCTTCGGGATCTGATCGCCGGCCGGCCGGTCTTCTCCCATCCGTGTGCGAAGGGGGGCTTTCGGCTGCGCTACGGTCGGGCGCGCAACCACGGCTTCGCGACCGCCGGCGTCCACCCCGCCGCGATGCACCTCGTCGACGACTTCCTCGCGACCGGTACCCAGATCAAGACCGAACGTCCCGGGAAGGCCGCCGGCGTCGTCCCCGTCGACTCGCTGGAGGGACCGACGGTCAAACTCGCCAACGGCGACGTCTGGCGGATCGACGACCCCGAGGACGCCCTCGAGATCAGAAACGGCGTCGAGGCGATCCTCGACCTCGGCGAGTACCTCGTCAACTACGGCGAGTTCGTCGAGAACAACCACCCGCTCGCCCCCGCCTCCTACACCTACGAGTGGTGGGTACAGGACCTCGCAGCCGCCGGCGCGAACGTACAGGCGCTCGAGGACGACCCCCGAATCGACCTCGAGTTCCCCGACGCCGGCGAAGCGCTGGAGTGGGCCGTCGAGTACGACGCGCCGCTCCATCCCGAGTACACCTACCTCTGGCACGACATCTCGGTCGACGCTTTCCGTACCCTCGCCGAGGCCGTCGCGGACGGCAGAGTCGAGGGCGACGCCGATGGTGACGCGACGCTCGTGCTCGAGTACACCGAACCCGTCCGGGAGGCGCTCGAGACGATCGTCTTCGAGCACCGCCAGCGCCCGGACGAGGACCGCCTCGAGATCGACGGCTGGCGGCCGTTCGTCCGCACGCTGGGTTGTGAGCCGCGACGGGCGGTCGCCGACGGTTCGGCGCTCGAGGCCGAATCCGGGAACGACGCGCAGGAGCCGATCGTCGACCTCGAGCGAACGTGGTCCGACGACGACCTCTCGGAACGAGCGCGAACGTGGGGCCACGAGACCGAGGGCGACAACGCCATCGAGGCGGTCAACGAAGTCGCTCCGTTCCGGGTCCGCGAGCGGGCCCCGACCCGGATCGGTAACCGGATGGGCCGGCCGGAGAAATCCGAGAGCCGCGATCTGAGCCCGGCGGTCCACACCCTGTTCCCGATCGGCGAGGCCGGCGGCACGCAGCGCAACGTCGCCGACGCCGCCAAACACGCCGAGACGATGTCGGACACCCCCGGCGTCGTCGACGTCCAGATCGGTCGCCAGCGCTGTGAGTCCTGCGGGACGGAGACGTTCAAGAACCGCTGTCCGGACTGCAACGCCCGCACGATGCCGGACTACCGCTGTTACGACTGCGACGTTCAGGTCGACCCCGACGAGGCCGGCCGCGTCGAGTGCCCCCGCTGCGAGCGCCAGGCGACCTGTGTGGACACCCGCGAGATCGATATCCACGAGGAGTACCGCGACGCCCTCGAGTCGGTCGGCGAGCGCGAGAACGCCTTCGAGATCCTCAAGGGCGTCAAGGGACTCTCCTCGCAGACCAAAGTCCCCGAACCGATCGAGAAGGGGATCCTGCGCGCGAAACACGACGTCTCCACGTTCAAGGACGGCACCGTCCGTTACGACATGACCGACCTGCCGGTGACGGCCGTCCGCGCGAGCGAACTCGACGTCGACGTCGGCCAGCTGCAGGCGCTGGACTACGAGGAGGACATCCACGGCGAACCGCTCACCCACGAGGACCAGCTGGTCGAACTCCGCGTGCAGGACATCGTCCTCTCGGACGGCGCAGCCGAGCACATGTTGCAAACCGCCGACTTCATCGACGACCTGCTCGAGCAGTACTACGGCCTCGAGCCCTACTACGAGTTCGAGGACCGTCAGGATCTCGTGGGGGAACTCGTCTTCGGGATGGCACCCCACACCTCCGCGGCGACTGTCGGAAGAGTGATTGGATTCACGAGCGCTGCCGTGGGATACGCTCATCCGTACTTCCACGCCGCAAAACGTCGCAATTGCGATGGTGACGAAGACTGCGTAATGCTGCTACTTGACGGACTGCTTAACTTCAGCAAGTCCTTCTTGCCGGACCAACGAGGGGGGAAGATGGACGCACCCCTCGTCATGTCCTCGAGAATCGACCCCTCCGAGATCGACGACGAGGCCCACAACATGGACGTCGTCAGGCAGTACCCCCGCGACTTTTACCTCGCCACCCTCGAGCAGGCGGACCCGGAGGACGTCGACGTCGAGATCGCCGAGGACACCCTCGGTACCGATACCGAGTACACCGGCTTCGACCACACGCACGACACCACCAACATCGCGATGGGCCCCGATCTTTCGGCGTACAAGACGCTGGGCTCGATGATGGACAAGATGGACGCCCAACTCGAGCTTTCGCGCAAGCTCGCGGCCGTCGACGAGACGGACGTCGCCGAGCGGGTCATCGAGTACCACTTCCTGCCGGATCTGATCGGGAACCTCCGGGCGTTCTCCCGGCAGGAAACCCGCTGTCTCGACTGCGGCGAGAAGTTCCGCCGGATGCCCCTGACCGGCGACTGCCGGGAGTGTGGCGGCCGCGTCAACCTCACCGTTCACAAGGGCTCGGTGAACAAGTACATGCAGACGGCCATCCAGGTCGCCGACGAGTACGACTGTCGCCCCTACACGAAACAGCGGTTAGAAGTGCTCGAGAAATCCCTCGAGAGCGTCTTCGAGAATGACAAAAATAAGCAGAGCGGGATCGAGGATTTCATGTAGCGAAATTTTACTCTGCGGTCTATCGCGCTGGCGGCTTCGCCGCACAGCGCGATGTCCCTCGGTAAAATTTCGATCAAAAGCACTCCTCCTTCCTCTCCGTTCGCGCTGCTCACTTCGAGTCAGTCGTCGGCCCGCTCGCTCACCCCGTCTCACGGCCTTCGGCCGTTCGACTGTTCGCGGCGCGTAGCGCCGCGCACGGCTTCGCTCGCGGTCGGTGTTCGGGCAACGGCCTGCCCTCCCCCGGGTCGTACGGCTCTCGCGTCGCTCGAGCCGTACTCCCGGCCAGATGGTGACTGATAACGGAGAACGAACGAGACGGTCCTAATCGCTGCTGACTCGAGTGACGCCGGGCATCCCCGCCTTGGTGTACTGCGGGGTTGGCACCCGCTGTGGGTCCGGCAGCCAGTTTCGAAGGCTCTCGTTGAACCGATCGGGCCGCTCTCGAGGTGTCCAGTGACCGCAGTCCTCGATCACGTCGAGTTCCGCGTTCGGAATCCGCTCCGCCGCTCGCTCCGACCACTCGAGGGGCACCAGCGGGTCATCCTCACCGTGGGCGAGCAGCGTCGGCACCGACAGCGACTCGAGGTCGTCGACGAAGTTCGTCGCGACGCGGCCGCTGAAGGAGAGTTCGTTGTTCTGGAACTCCGTGAACGCCCGTATCGAGCCCGGTTCCATCAGTTTCTCCCTGACGTCGTCGACGAAGGGCTCGGGCAGTGCGTCGGCGTCCGCGACGAGTGAGCCGAGAACCCTGCGAACGCTCCGCGTACTCGTACTGGCGGCGATTTTCCCGAACTCGGTCATCCCGGGAATCTGCGAGAGGAACTTCCACTGGAGGGCGCTGGGGAGTCGGCCACCGAGCCCGTAGCTGTCGACGAGTGCGAGGCGGTCGACCCGGTCGGGGTTGTCGAGCGCGTAGCCGAGTGCGACACCGCCGCCCATCGAGATCCCGACGAGCGAGACGCGCTCGAAGGGGAGCGTCTCGAGGAAGCCCTCGAGGATATCGACGTACGTTTCGACGGTGTGCTCGACGTCCCCGGAACTGTTCCCGTACTCCGGCCAGTCGAGCGCGTAGACGCGGTAGTCGTCCGCGAGGGCGTCGATCGCGTGTCGCCACGAGACGGTCGCGTCGTCGATTCCCGCGCCGTGGCAGAGGACGACGGGCGGGCCGCTCGTCCCCGCGCGCCGGTAAGCGATCCGACAGTCACCGATCGTCGTGACGCCGGTCCCGCTCATGATCGGATCACAGTATCCGTTCCAGGGCCTGCGACCGTATGAGGGACCGGACTGCACCTGAGGGGTGCGTCCGCCGACCGCAGCGGATTCGGAGCGACTGACCGTACAGGGCTTCCGTTATCGATCGATGCGATAGGACCCGGTGTTTTCCCCGATCCGCGTGACTCGAGGTCGTGTGAGCCGACGGCAACGCCACCGTCACAAAAACCAGATGTGAGACAAACTATCATATCACGTGTCTCTGTTCGGATGGTGTATATTGTTTTCTATTACCGTGGATACAGCTCACACGATTTGCTGTGATCTCGACGTCCCGATATCGTCCGTTTCACTCCCTCGAGCGGCTACTCGCATAATGCGTGCTGTGACTTTATCGCCGTCGCCGGTAAGAATTGTCTATGGTCGAAACTGGCGAGACACCGACGAAGGAAGGCGACGAGGAGGCCCTCGAGGAGGTACGGGAACTCGACTTCGGGCAGACGGTCTACGACGAGGACGGCGACGAAATCGGCCGCATTCGGGGCTTCGAACGGAGCGGCTTCTTCGTCACCACCCGTGAGGGTGTCGAGGCGATGAGCGTCGAGCACGCCCGGTCGGGACAGTCGTTCGGCGAGGCGGAGCTCATGTGGCGCTGCATGGAATGTGGCGAGATGGGCGATATCGAGGGAGGGCTCCCTGACGAGTGTCCGAACTGCGGCACCGAACGCGAGGATCTGATGTACTGGACCGAGGACTGAATCGTCGGGAGCGTCGATCGGACGTCGTAGCGGTCCCGGACCCATTTCATATAGCATGTAGGGATTTATCACCGCTTACAGCGTAGATTCATGTGGGTGGTTAACATGGCAAAAGAACGAACACGACTGGGGTTCGGAACGATGGTATACACCGAAGACGGGACGGAGATTGGCCGAGTTCGCGGGGTCGACGAGAACGGAGTCTACATCACGCTTCGAGAGGGAATCGAGGGGCTGAGCGTCGAACACGTTCGATCGGGGCAGAAATTCGGGGAAGCCGAGCTCATGTGGCGCTGCTGGGAGTGTGGCGAACTGGGACGGCTCGACCGCGACGTGCCCGACGAGTGTCCGAACTGCGGTGCCGACCGCGAGGATCTCTACTACTGGACTGAGGACTGAGCGCGGCTTCCGGAACCGCGAGCCCAGACCGACCATCGGACGACATCGTTTTCACCCCACTCGTTCCACCTCGAGTCATGGAAATCGTCGTCTTCGGGGCCGGCAGCCTCGGCAGCCTCGTCGGCGGACTGCTCGCGCGCGAAAACGACGTGACCCTCGTTGCGCGCGAGGACCACGCTCGCGCCGTCCGCGAGTCGGGACTGCGGCTCGAGGGCGCGATAGACGGCGGTCCCTCCCGCGTCTTCCCCGCTGCGACGACCGACGGGGCCGGCCTCGAGGCCGATCTCGCCGTCGTGACTGTCAAATCCTTCGACACCGAATCAGCCGCCGAAACGCTCGCGACGGGCGCTGTCGACGCGATACTCTCGCTGCAAAACGGCATGGGGAACGAAGCGACGCTCGCGGCGCGACTCGAGGCCCCGGTACTCGCCGGGACGGCGACCTACGGCGCGATCCTGCGGGAGCCGGGCGTCGTCGAGTGCACGGGCCGGGGCGACGTCGTTCTGGGCGCTCGAGCCGGCGGGCCCTCGGCGCTCGCGGACCGGGTCGGCGAGGCCTTCGCCGCGGCCGGCCTCGAACCGATCGTCGCCGAGGACATGCCCCGTCGTCTGTGGGAGAAGCTCGCGGTCAACGCCGGGATCAATGCCGTCACGGCGCTGGCGGATATCGACAACGGGGCCGTCCTCGAGGCGTCCGCCGACAGCCTCGCCCGGGCGGCCGCTCGCGAGACGGCGCGGGTCGCCCGCTCTTTCGATGTCGACCTGTCGAACCGCGCGGCACTGGCCGCACTCGAGTCCGTCGCGACCGATACGGCCGCGAACACGTCCTCGATGCGCCAGGACGTCCTCGGGGAGCGACGGACCGAAATCGACGCGATCAACGGCTACGTGGTCGATCGAGCGGCCGAGCGAGGGCTCGAGGTACCGACGAACCGGACGCTCACGACGCTGGTTCGAACGTGGGAGCGCGGACGCGACCTTCGGTGAGCCGACATCGGTCGCACGCACCGATCGCCGCGGAACTCGGCGTCGGTCGGCGTGCGAACGAGTCATCGTTCGCGATTCCGAGACCGTCCGGTAGCTCTCGCGTCGAAAATAGCAAAATATCAGTTCGAATCCGCGCGGACGACCGGCTCAGAACGGTGCTTCCGGCCCTTCGTCGACCTCGCCGTCGTCGTCGACGGTCTCGCCGGGGAAGGACGGGCTCATGCCGCCCATCTCTTCTTCGCCCCCGTCCATACCGGTGGAGGCGTTGACTTTCTCGATTTCGGGAATCTCCTTGACCATCCGGCTCTTGATCGCCTGAATCGTCATCGGCGAGATTCCGCAGCCGCTGCAGGCGCCACCGAGAGCGATGCTGACCTCGCCGCTCTCGCGATCGATGTCCTGAATCGCCGCGCTGCCGCCGTGCATCTGGATCTGCGGGAAGTTTCGTCGCAGGAAATTCGTCACGCGCTCCTCGAGGTCGTCCCCGTCGTTCTGGGTCTCGGTGCTCATAGAATTCCCTTGGGTATCAGCCCCCCTAAACCTTCCGTCCTTCATGTTCGGCTGCCGGTGTCGGCGATGTCTGTACCTCTCCTCAGACGAACCCGAAGACGCGCTGCAGTTCGGTTTCGATCTCTTCGATGTGGGCCTCGAGCACGGTTTCGAACCGCTCCTCCTCGACGACTACGTCGGAGAGCCGATCGTAGGGATCCTCGGGGAGTTCGATACGGAACTCGCCGTCGCCCTCGTAGAACGGTTCGCTCTCGTTCAACACCTGTTGGTCGATCGCGTGGACGAGCTGGGAGTCGTAGCGGTCGTTCATCCGGTTAAACGCGTTCTTGTACGCCTGCTGAAGCTCGGGGAAGTAGTTGGCGTACTTGTCCTCGAACTTCTCGGGATCGAAGTCGGCCATATCCGAACCGAGGGGAAGCGGCGACAAAAGTCGGACGATCATCCCCTTTGAAGCCGGTCCGTCGCCCTGGGGTCGTTACGTCTCACTGCCCAGCTCGAACTGGTCCGTGAGAGAGGCCGCAGCTCGAGCCGTGTTCAACCCGCCGGACCCGGTAACGGGTTCGTATACCAGAACACTGACACTGTAGGGGCACCCTATATAGGAGCAAGCGCTCGCAGGCGGAACGGACACTCCCGCTCTCGGCGACTCCGAGAGCATGATCACTGACCAGGACCCCATTCCTCCCGAAGCGTTACCACCGAGGTGGGGGCTGGCGGAGCTCTGTGACGATCAGTTCGTCTACCGGCACAGCCGGCCACCGATCGAACTGATCGCGGATTGCACCCTCGCCGATCGATCCCATCCGGGACTCGGCCTCTGTCGGTGTTGGGAGCTTCGCTACCGGTACTTTCTCACGGATCGCACGATCTGCCGATCGATCGGCCGCGTCTCGACCCGCCGAGCTGCCGTCGATGGCCTGCTCGAGTGCATGCGCAGTATCCACGAAACCGTCTCGGGGGCCGACGATCCGGTCGCGGTCGGACAGGTGCTCGAGCGCGTCTCTCTCTCCGGTCTCATCCCGGACGGGTTCTCTCGGTCGTCCGCGTCGCCGTGACACCTCGCAGTTCCCGCGTCTAAACACGCCGCGTCAGCTGCGAGCGCACCGCCCGCTGACACCCCTCGCAGATGCCGTACAGTCGCGTTACGGTCGACAGCAGCGGATACCGAACGGAGAGATCCGAATAAATCGACGTGACTACCGATCGGTATCGGGTTCCGCCCGGTCCATAGCGATTGGTCGACTCGGTAAACTGCGCTTGTCGTCGGTCGATGCGCGCCTCGAGCCGGTCCCGGTACGCCTCGAGCCGCTCGTGTTTCGCCTGCAACGCGTCGAAGTCACACTGCAGGAGCGATTCGTCGGCCGTCGCCCGCAGCCAGTCGACGATCTCGTCGATCTCGTCGATCGCCGTCTCGAGTGTGGAGCGCTCGCGCTGGAGGAGTCCCTGCAGCGATTCGACCTCGCGCCGTCTGGTCGAAACAGCCTCGAGGACGGCGGACTTGAGCGTCGGTGTCCATCCGCTTTCCGCCACGAGTGCGACGGCGATGTCTTCGGTCAACTCCGCCGCGATCGTCTCGACGACCGATTCGTCGGCGTCGCAGTCGGCGACACTGTGGGGTCGGACCGTCTCGGCGAACGCCTGACTGACAGTGACACAGCGATCGGCCGATGTCGACGGGGTCGGTCCCTGCGGAGGGGTCGCCTGCGTCGCCGTCGTCGCCATCGCCGTAACCGTTCGCCGAGGGCGGGTCGATTCGGGGTCTTTCGCCGGAACCGCTCGAACGCGCTGTGCGAACGTTTCGAATGCCGTCCCGCGGTCGCGGATTGCCTCTCGCTCCTCGTCGACGCACTCGAGCGCCCGGTGGACGGCCGTCGATCCTGTCACGGCTCACCTCGCGTACAGACGAGTCCACCCGTCGCCTCCTCGTCGTTCGTCAGGACGAACTGCCAGTCGCCGTCGCCGAGTGCGGTGACGTCCGTCACGCCGAGTTCGGCGGTCGGCGTTGCCGTCCGACGCAGGATGTCGATCCCGATCGGCAGCGTCGGAAACCGCCGCTCGCCACACTCGATGGCGTATCCCCGCAGGGAGACGGTCCAGGCGTCGCCGCCGGTCGCGTCGCTCGAGTCGCGCGTGACGCCGTACGCTCGGATCAGTGACAGCGAGTCCAGGAACTCGAGGCTCGTTGCGACCGGATCGTCTACCGGGTCGACCGGCGAGAGGTTC containing:
- a CDS encoding ketopantoate reductase family protein, coding for MEIVVFGAGSLGSLVGGLLARENDVTLVAREDHARAVRESGLRLEGAIDGGPSRVFPAATTDGAGLEADLAVVTVKSFDTESAAETLATGAVDAILSLQNGMGNEATLAARLEAPVLAGTATYGAILREPGVVECTGRGDVVLGARAGGPSALADRVGEAFAAAGLEPIVAEDMPRRLWEKLAVNAGINAVTALADIDNGAVLEASADSLARAAARETARVARSFDVDLSNRAALAALESVATDTAANTSSMRQDVLGERRTEIDAINGYVVDRAAERGLEVPTNRTLTTLVRTWERGRDLR
- a CDS encoding alpha/beta hydrolase, whose product is MSGTGVTTIGDCRIAYRRAGTSGPPVVLCHGAGIDDATVSWRHAIDALADDYRVYALDWPEYGNSSGDVEHTVETYVDILEGFLETLPFERVSLVGISMGGGVALGYALDNPDRVDRLALVDSYGLGGRLPSALQWKFLSQIPGMTEFGKIAASTSTRSVRRVLGSLVADADALPEPFVDDVREKLMEPGSIRAFTEFQNNELSFSGRVATNFVDDLESLSVPTLLAHGEDDPLVPLEWSERAAERIPNAELDVIEDCGHWTPRERPDRFNESLRNWLPDPQRVPTPQYTKAGMPGVTRVSSD
- a CDS encoding NifU family protein, with protein sequence MSTETQNDGDDLEERVTNFLRRNFPQIQMHGGSAAIQDIDRESGEVSIALGGACSGCGISPMTIQAIKSRMVKEIPEIEKVNASTGMDGGEEEMGGMSPSFPGETVDDDGEVDEGPEAPF
- a CDS encoding PPC domain-containing DNA-binding protein; its protein translation is MNYRAVETTDEYVARLETGADWRAEIESLADAVDADAGWFSALGAVQDAELWFYDQDECEYYPIAFDEPLEVATCVGNVSWLDDERFAHTHAVLSDDEGTAYAGHLNEATVWAGEVHLRVFEEPLEREYDETTELDLWL
- a CDS encoding anaerobic ribonucleoside-triphosphate reductase, with amino-acid sequence MVETGETPTKEGDEEALEEVRELDFGQTVYDEDGDEIGRIRGFERSGFFVTTREGVEAMSVEHARSGQSFGEAELMWRCMECGEMGDIEGGLPDECPNCGTEREDLMYWTED
- a CDS encoding DNA polymerase II large subunit yields the protein MRGEDERYFQGLEDQLEDAIDVAERAKERGGDPKPEVEIPVAKDMADRVENILGIDGVAERVRELEGQMSREEAALELAEDFAEGRVGDYETNAGKIEGAVRTAVALLTEGVVAAPIEGIDRVEILTNDDGTEFVNVYYAGPIRSAGGTAQALSVLVADYTRALVGIEQYDARQEEVERYAEELGLYDKETGLQYSPKDSEAKFIAKNLPIMLDGEATGDEEVSGFRDLERVDTNSARGGMCLVLAEGIALKAPKIQRYTRNLDEVDWPWLQDLIDGNYYEDDGEGSDAADDEPGGEGDEGADEESAETDANEPDDGGDTPDDSEGPPRVETSEKFLRDLIAGRPVFSHPCAKGGFRLRYGRARNHGFATAGVHPAAMHLVDDFLATGTQIKTERPGKAAGVVPVDSLEGPTVKLANGDVWRIDDPEDALEIRNGVEAILDLGEYLVNYGEFVENNHPLAPASYTYEWWVQDLAAAGANVQALEDDPRIDLEFPDAGEALEWAVEYDAPLHPEYTYLWHDISVDAFRTLAEAVADGRVEGDADGDATLVLEYTEPVREALETIVFEHRQRPDEDRLEIDGWRPFVRTLGCEPRRAVADGSALEAESGNDAQEPIVDLERTWSDDDLSERARTWGHETEGDNAIEAVNEVAPFRVRERAPTRIGNRMGRPEKSESRDLSPAVHTLFPIGEAGGTQRNVADAAKHAETMSDTPGVVDVQIGRQRCESCGTETFKNRCPDCNARTMPDYRCYDCDVQVDPDEAGRVECPRCERQATCVDTREIDIHEEYRDALESVGERENAFEILKGVKGLSSQTKVPEPIEKGILRAKHDVSTFKDGTVRYDMTDLPVTAVRASELDVDVGQLQALDYEEDIHGEPLTHEDQLVELRVQDIVLSDGAAEHMLQTADFIDDLLEQYYGLEPYYEFEDRQDLVGELVFGMAPHTSAATVGRVIGFTSAAVGYAHPYFHAAKRRNCDGDEDCVMLLLDGLLNFSKSFLPDQRGGKMDAPLVMSSRIDPSEIDDEAHNMDVVRQYPRDFYLATLEQADPEDVDVEIAEDTLGTDTEYTGFDHTHDTTNIAMGPDLSAYKTLGSMMDKMDAQLELSRKLAAVDETDVAERVIEYHFLPDLIGNLRAFSRQETRCLDCGEKFRRMPLTGDCRECGGRVNLTVHKGSVNKYMQTAIQVADEYDCRPYTKQRLEVLEKSLESVFENDKNKQSGIEDFM
- a CDS encoding DUF5783 family protein → MADFDPEKFEDKYANYFPELQQAYKNAFNRMNDRYDSQLVHAIDQQVLNESEPFYEGDGEFRIELPEDPYDRLSDVVVEEERFETVLEAHIEEIETELQRVFGFV